A section of the Flavobacterium sp. CG_23.5 genome encodes:
- the mnmG gene encoding tRNA uridine-5-carboxymethylaminomethyl(34) synthesis enzyme MnmG, with protein sequence MFQEEYDVIVVGAGHAGSEAAAAAANLGSKTLLVTMSLQNIAQMSCNPAMGGIAKGQIVREIDALGGYSGIVSDRTAIQFKMLNKSKGPAMWSPRVQSDRMRFAEEWRMMLEGTPNLDFYQEMVKGLIIENGKIKGIRTSLGVEIKAKSVVLTNGTFLNGLIHIGEKQFGGGRAGESAAYGITEDLVNAGFQAGRMKTGTPPRVDGRSLDYSKMNEEKGDAKPDKFSYSDITSPLIHQRSCHMTYTSLDVHDILREGFDRSPMFNGRIKSIGPRYCPSIEDKINRFADKERHQLFVEPEGWNTCEVYVNGFSTSLPEDIQFKALRSVVGFEKVKFFRPGYAIEYDYFPPTQLKHTLETKLVEGLYFAGQINGTTGYEEAASQGLMAGINAHLKVHEKAPMILKRDEAYIGVLIDDLITKGTEEPYRMFTSRAEYRTLLRQDNADFRLTPMSHEIGLASEKRLRRMEHKLNQSEKMVAFFKETSVSVAEANPILESKDTALISQGDKMFKVFSRPQIDLEDIMKFEKVATYISENDVDQEILEQAEIQVKYSGYIEKERNNANKLLRLEDVKIPENFDYNKIKSMSIEAKQKLSKIRPVTISQASRISGVSPSDVSVLLIYMGR encoded by the coding sequence ATGTTTCAAGAAGAATATGATGTAATTGTTGTTGGTGCGGGTCACGCCGGTTCTGAAGCGGCGGCGGCGGCTGCGAATTTGGGTTCCAAAACTTTGTTGGTGACAATGAGTTTGCAAAACATTGCGCAAATGTCCTGTAATCCTGCGATGGGGGGGATTGCCAAAGGGCAGATCGTCCGCGAGATTGATGCTCTGGGCGGGTATTCTGGAATTGTTTCCGATAGGACGGCGATTCAATTCAAGATGCTGAACAAGTCAAAAGGCCCTGCAATGTGGTCGCCAAGGGTTCAAAGTGACCGTATGCGTTTTGCAGAAGAGTGGCGTATGATGTTAGAAGGAACGCCAAATCTTGATTTTTATCAGGAAATGGTGAAAGGATTGATTATAGAAAACGGAAAGATAAAAGGAATTCGCACTTCGCTTGGAGTGGAAATAAAAGCTAAATCGGTTGTGTTGACCAATGGAACTTTCTTAAATGGATTGATTCATATTGGAGAAAAACAATTCGGCGGAGGAAGAGCAGGCGAGAGCGCTGCTTACGGCATCACCGAAGATTTAGTGAATGCAGGTTTTCAAGCAGGAAGAATGAAAACAGGAACGCCGCCAAGAGTCGATGGGCGTTCTTTGGATTATTCTAAAATGAATGAAGAAAAAGGTGACGCTAAGCCAGATAAGTTTTCGTATTCGGATATTACTTCGCCATTGATTCATCAAAGGTCTTGTCACATGACGTACACTTCTCTTGATGTTCATGATATTTTGAGAGAAGGTTTTGATCGTTCGCCAATGTTTAATGGTAGAATAAAAAGTATCGGACCACGTTATTGTCCGTCTATTGAAGATAAAATTAATCGTTTTGCCGATAAAGAAAGACATCAATTATTTGTGGAGCCAGAAGGGTGGAATACGTGCGAGGTTTATGTAAATGGTTTTTCTACTTCACTTCCGGAGGATATTCAATTTAAAGCGTTGCGCTCCGTTGTGGGATTTGAGAAAGTGAAATTTTTCCGTCCGGGTTATGCAATCGAATATGATTATTTTCCTCCGACACAATTGAAGCATACCTTAGAAACCAAACTTGTTGAAGGTTTGTATTTCGCAGGACAAATAAATGGAACTACAGGATATGAAGAAGCGGCTTCTCAAGGATTAATGGCTGGTATTAATGCGCATTTAAAAGTGCATGAAAAAGCACCTATGATTTTAAAAAGAGATGAAGCGTATATCGGAGTTTTGATAGATGACTTAATTACCAAAGGAACGGAAGAGCCATACAGAATGTTTACTTCTCGTGCGGAATACAGAACGTTACTTCGTCAGGATAATGCCGATTTCAGATTAACACCAATGTCGCATGAAATTGGTTTGGCTTCCGAGAAGCGTTTGCGCAGAATGGAACACAAACTAAATCAATCTGAAAAAATGGTAGCTTTCTTCAAAGAAACAAGTGTTTCTGTAGCGGAAGCAAATCCTATTTTGGAATCAAAAGACACAGCGTTGATTTCGCAAGGAGATAAAATGTTTAAAGTGTTTTCTCGTCCGCAAATTGATTTAGAAGATATAATGAAATTTGAAAAGGTGGCAACGTATATTTCGGAAAACGATGTGGATCAGGAAATATTAGAGCAAGCCGAAATCCAAGTGAAGTATTCCGGTTACATCGAAAAAGAAAGAAACAACGCTAATAAATTATTGCGTTTAGAAGATGTGAAAATTCCTGAAAATTTCGATTACAATAAAATCAAATCGATGTCAATTGAAGCCAAACAAAAATTAAGCAAGATTCGACCGGTAACTATTTCTCAAGCTTCACGAATTAGTGGGGTGTCGCCAAGTGATGTTTCGGTTTTATTGATATATATGGGACGTTAA